aaatatttcttttaaaattaatgtctcacataaattaaataatttaaatatactgtCACTTCActtgaatataattgaaaaatgtcactttaaaCACTCTCTGATTTTCTCTCCGGCATCTGTCTTGGCTCTTCACTGATATCTTTGCGTCTGTGTTTTAATGAAGTCGGTTCACAAATCTCCAAAGGATATAATCTTACAATCGGTCTGTTAAGTTTAGAGTTAGATATTCGGATCGTCGCAGATCGTACAAGGTTATCGTTTCCGTAGGTAAGTTCTTCAATTACACCGAGTTTCTATGTCGTACGTGGGGAATTATCGTCATATATCTGGACTTCATCTCCTAGTTTTACACTTCGATTGTTATTTCCAGACACTCGGTGAAATTCACGTAAGGAAGTTAAATACTCCTGTTTCAATCTTGCTAAAAATTGTTGAATAAGACGGAATCTCGTTTTTGCTTGATCATTCATAGTTTCGTGATTGGTTGTTAAATCGGCACTATAACAGTCtgtttcatctgtatataacgGATACgggaaatatttaatttgtcttCCATACAATAGATGCGACGGAGTAAGCGTCTCTTAATCAGCAATGTCCGACGATATATAGGTAAGCGGTCTTTTGTTAAGGTTAGCTTCAATTTCCACAACTAATGTCTGTAACAGAGGTAAATCTATACATGCGCGTCCAAGAATCTTTTTTAGACCATTTTTAGTTTGTCCAACCAGTCTTTCCCAAAATCCGCCGTACCATGGGGCACGTTTGGGTATGAATTTCCATGTGGTtccaaatttgcataatttgtcATGTAAATATTTAGAGTCCGTTAACTTACGTATTTTCTCCGCAGCGGCAACAAATGTTGTAGCATTGTCTGATATCATAACTCTGGGTATCGATTTTCTACTTATGAATCTATGAAAAGCTAGCATGAAAGATTTTTCAGTCTTATCTGGAACTATTTCAAGATGAATAGCTCGAGTAATGacacatgtaaacaaacatatattcaCTTTTCGAAGTAGTCCATCGTCTCCTTTGATGTTAAGCGAACCACTGAAATCGACGCCTGATATAGTAAATGGTTCTTCGGACGATAATCTATCTTTTGGTAGAGGTGAAGGATCTGGTGCTTTGTATGCAACTCCTGTTACTTTTCGACATTTTCGAATTTCGAACATCCAACTTCTTGCCGTGCTGAAGGTATCCAATATTTCTGCCTCAAATAAGTTACGGTACCTCTTATGACGGAATGTAAATTTTCAATGTGAATATCATTTATAAGTAGTTTTGTTAATCTATGCTTTGTTGgtattaaggtagcacaatacaaagatttttttacttccaatcactaacctttgaaatgctgtaactttcttatgaatgcacagaaaataataaaagtggtatatataaatagataaaagattaatcttttaaatgaatacaatatttttattatgcaatcattatgtaatcaattattatgtaattagtggcaaaatctgggtaaattcacttgaatgaatttagctctatcatctctttaactatacagaaaattttaatgaaatcttAATCAgcacatcatgggcttcaaaagggtgtctcagattgtctctatggtattccattctctcataaatctctaattggtgtaaacatcctaaccacataaaagaagataatgtttaattaggtgtaaaatttgttctatacattctatctgaaatctgagacacccttttgtagataatggccataggaacaacatataataaaatcaaccctctagggatacctatgcagaagctaatttcatctgaaagtggaaatttggtgaaaaatattttagacacagttaacattataattggttacattattgttgcataatactaacattgcattaattcgaaagagtaatctgttagctatccaacactaccacttttataaattttcaatcattattaagaaagttacagcattttaaaacttggaagttggagttataaaatctttgtattgtgctaccttaaatacGGGAATTTTGCATTCTCTGGAAGTGGTGCGTTATTAATACGTCCACCACATCGTATTAATCCGTCTTTGTCCAGATACAAACGTATTTGGCGTATCAAACTATGCGTTGTCTTTGAACATAAGCTTTCAAAAACATCACTGTATCTTTGGTGTTGCACAGCTTCACTTAACTTCATTGTTGCATTATGTATCTCATTTGGTTTTAGCCATGTTGTGGTCAGTCTACTTGAATAAGGAGCTGTATTACGGCAGTTATCTATAAATTTCTGTACATAACCTAAGATACGCGCAGTTTTGTTGAATGAATGGTATCTATCAACGTTGATTATATTCAACACGTTGTTTTTCGTCCGTACAAAGTCATCTTGCGTTTCTTGATTTTCATAGTATATACTAATTGTGGTCATCACTTTATTGTCGATTTGTAATTCATTCTGCCATTGTTTCTCGTCTGTTAACCAGTCTGGACCATGCATccatagtttgttatttttcaattgttcataCGATAAGCCACGTGATAAaagagatttccaataaaatgacatacgtACCTAACTCGACGTACGCACGTAACGGGACCGGTTATTGCtaaccaattaattttgttaaatgcgtTACTCAAGTTTTAACTAAGTATTTCTAAGCTATGAAACccattcataataaattttatgagtatcaaatatttctaagatgataaaaaacaaaagaaatcatgatttttatatgtCACGTGATTATTGAGATTCCCGCCTAAACTTCTCTGTCATAAGACTACGTACATATACGTATCTTTACCTATCAAACGATTCATTGGAGTTGTCTTTCATGATTTTGACAATGATTTTGTCGTAATTTCAGAACAAAACTAAACTCAAAATGTTAATCAGAACGTGTCTCAGTTAAAGTTTAAAACTGGGATAACATCATACTTTATTAAGTATCATTTCACACGTTCTCTTCTCCTGCACTTAATCTCCTCAATTTATAATCttctaaaaacaaattcaacatGAAAAACGTACGTCAACGGGAagtgattattaaaaaaaaaaccattacaggtcatgtacttctttaaattttagcaGTTGACATATACTTTTCTTTTAATGAAAGTcaacgaaaattaaaaaagaaaattgtaattgataatAATGTGTGTAAATAAATGTGTACACCAATTCGCTTATAATAGGCTTATTATAGTAATTGGCTAAAAAATATCCTGTCCCCAAGTATTTCTAATTAAAAGTGGATGAGAATGTCAATTTACACAGTTGTTACATTCACTTCAGAATTTACGGGAATTTTCTTTTACTCGTATCTATTTAATTAGAAGTAAATTCTAAAGTTAAAGCATATATTGATTAAGTTTCAACTTTTGTCTCGCTTTgggggtatatatatataaaagtgacAACTCTGCGACAGATCCAATGACAGGATCACCAATGAAGGTGTTACACGACTGAAAAAAaccattttatattcataattatatacttgtatatGGGATTGACTGGTAGCAGGCAAGCCTCGAATACATTTCAATTATTCTGTTGGACCCCCTGATCGAATGACTTTAAGACTGTATTTTTCGGCTTCGCCACCAAGCATGATGCATACACGAGCAAGAGCAGGTATTGGTTTACTCGTAGAAAGACGAGTGTTTTTGTATAGTGGTTACGCTCTCCTGTTAATAAGCATATGCAGATGCGACTCTTAATTGTCGGGCATTTtcaaaaaagtatatgtaattatcattataattaattttcattatcctcaacatatatgtaatatttgtcgctggataTAAGATATACACCagtatcatcatcatcataagTGCTATAGCTTGAGCAGAAATCTTCGTCGTAAGTACATgcattatatatatagcttAAGGCTTCTTCGTCGTAAGTATAACGTGAggtttaattcttattttatatataagccAGTTTATGTCGAGAACTTTTTCACGCATTCATATTTTTGATACAAAGTGTTTATAAAGATCTAAGTTATAGCCAATGGAAATCATAGAAGTATGTTTATCAAATGATCATGatcacaattaaaacaaatagaaagGGATTGACTCGTGAGACTGAAACGAAGCATAAAAACAGCTAGCCATTTCTAGTATTTTCAAATATGCTCCATGGTCTCCATGTACCGAAATGATAGTATCCACAGCTGCTGAACACTATCTTTAAAACAACTTCaactaataaataaagaataattatcccgtttataatattgatttcgtactgttacaccattgtCCCAGTACGGAtgtgactgtcccaagtcagaagcttTTAATTCAGTGCTTatcgtttgttgttgtgttttcgttgatttttgttaacattaatttggctgttagtttttgttgttttacatttgtcattttggagcctcttatagctgactatgctgtgtGGGCTTTGCCTATTGTTGAAACCCCTTCGTTGGACTATACttgttaaaatttctgtgtaattGGTTCTCTTgttaagagttgtctcattgaaaatcatactaTGGCCGGAACCAAGATATTTGAAAGGGATGTAGCTTTCGATAATTGAATTTATACTGACGAGCGAAGCGATGCAAAAAACAATTGTGGAAAACATGAGATTCTAAAACTTATTTAGCGATCGAAAGGGGGAGTACGCCCTCTACCCCTGTATCCTCGGATGCAAGTTTATGTATACTAAAAGAAAAACCTCGCCCAAAAATTTGGTATAGGTAAAGACGAGAAagtacttttgaaaaatatatcattgatatgaatttctgcccacatcaaattatcttcaattaaattatagaatAAAGTCGAGTACACCTTTTACATTCGGGTGTGTTGGAATTTACTTTCAAcgttaaatctttttaaaacaataaaaaggcaACCTTCTCGCTTCGGAAttcgttattttaatatttgtatgcgTAATGTCGTCTTGGtagttttttaaattcataatgtGAGAAGAACTAAactatgggtcaagtgaaatgacaagaaatgaTAGGTGTGTTTGATTACAAGTTGCTAATTTACTTGTTCCATTATAGTACTTATGtcaataaaatcattcaaagtttaatgacaaaatatttaaagagtaaaaaaatagTTGCGGTTGATTTTTACTGAAGGCATATTCCAGCAAAAATGCGTTTTCAAAGAGCAAAAAATGCATGCATTGTATGCTCCCCTCCGCCATGCTTCAATGCAGTAGGACGAAATACGTTGAGTTAGGTCGGTTATGTCGAGTaaagtcattttattggaaatctctaaTAAATCAGCAGGGTTGTGTTCTGTATGGCAATATTTTCAGCTATTTTCACATGTGAGCTCTTTGATTTCGATAACTCTGTTTGCTATAAAGGTTTTTAGTTGCTTCCTCGAAGATATCAAGTGTAAAATGATTTGACTGTCGCTCCATAGTACACATTTTAAACGTCCCGTAAACTTGACATTATATGTGACGTTAACCGTCCTCCGACTAATGCTGCCATAAGTTCAAGTTGTGGTATAGTCAACTTTTTCAAAGGTGCTACACGAATTTTAGCCATGACAATGCTAGACTCTTCCCCTTTAACTAAGTACGCACAAGCGCCGTACGCTACTGCGCTTGCATCGGTGAATACATGTAAGGTAGGTTCATCGGCAGTGTCCATATTTTCAAAGTAACGTCTCGAAAATGCAATCTCTGTGCATTTTTCAAGTCTTGATCGATAGAATGCTACTGCGGTCTAATTTCATCAGGTATTTGTTCGTCCCACCCTAGTTTATGTGTACATAAATCCTGCAATAAAATCTTGCTACGCACTGTAACTGGGCTTAGAATTCCAAGTGGGTCGTAGATTTTTGACGATCTTCCTTAGTATTTCTCGTTTAGTGATAATCTGGTAGCATAGACAATGGTTTGAATCCAAAACTAACACGGTCATCTTTAGTGTTCCATCGTAATCTTAAAACTTTAATACAGGGATCTCCGTCGTTAACGTTTTGAGATGTAGCTAAATCGTTAAGTGCTGTACTATTCAATGCCCATGAGCGTAAGTTGAATCCACTTTTGGTCATCAGTGCTCTTGACTCTTCATGAAACTTCAATAGTTCAGTTGTGTTGTCGAAGCCTGCAATTATGTTGTCTACGTATATTCTATCTATGAGTGTTTCAGATGTATGACTAGACTGTTCacgtaaatgttttaataaggTCGCATTCAATATAAAAGGTGAACACGTTGCGCCGAATAGGATAGCTTTAAAGCGGTAAGTAATCAACTCTGATTTAGGGTCTGTTAAGTCCTTTAGCCAGAAAAATCTCGTCATATCTCTGTCTTTCTCGTCTAGCGTGATTTGAAGAAACACCTTCTCTATATCGGTGACAACAGGATATCTGTTATCTCTCAATCGCATCAAAAGTGTtgatatctataatactaaaaagacgaggtccaatttgtcagccgtcatcacgtaaaatcgacgaatcaaagaattaaactttatatacaactaatatagtacaaaggtgtagattaaaaattacatcactccaggtcattttgttttccacgcaattaatattgccaataattaagaagttccggggcgagtccgataccgataccaatagtatagttacctgttacctattaccttatctgtacgttccgcatctgacaggcgcaccaccaaacggtgtattcaggattaatatgctatatacacgggtcataatcacagggttgacactactaaattgtcaaattgttaactattgtagtattttaatcagtaagactttctaaacaatacgaatactaaaaatctggactaaaaataaggcgtataggtacagttttcaatttgtcagCGGGTATGACGttaaacagcgaatcaaagaattcaactttatttataactaatataggacaaatctgttgattaaaaaataccacattccaggaccttttgtcacgtttccaaataattaatattaccaataattgataagttccagttcgacgggttcaaacataaagatttgaaagcagagaaaactgtgtatcttaaaatcggcatgactttatcagatgacaaaactaatactaaaataaggcttgcgcatagttatatactttaattcagtcacggacccgcgatatcacgggtgtgctCTAGTGTCATTTAAGATTGGGGGTTCTTTGCGCGAACAATCATTCAGACAGCTACAGTCATAAACAATACGGATGGGTGTCGTCGCGGAATCTTTCTTGACTGAATGGTGAGGGATATAATGCGCATGTTCTGTGCTTGTTGTTGGGTTGTCTATGCGTTCAATAAAACCTCTCTTTTCCTGGTCGTTTATGATCTcaccatattttttatataaaaacggATCGATGCTGAGTCTTCGTACTACATTTTCTGTTCTTCGTCTAGCTATATCGATGTTGGACGGAAGTGGTTTATGGTCGTCTTTTCATGGAagttttgctgtatatttacaAGTATTGGCATCGTACGATATATTTGTAGATATGAAGTTTTCCAAATATTCTGAGTTTGATTTCTCCTTATTCTGAGGCGTTATTCCCAATGACTCGATTTTacagaaattttttaaataatattccTCTTCTTTTTGTCcaattaaaatgttcatcatTGAAGTAGTTCCTTCTGTTGATTTCTGTGTCGGGCCGGATAGCAAATACCCTATTCTTGACTTGATTGCAGTTGGACCGTTGTCTCGTATTATCTTATCTTCAATGAAATCCCAATAATGGTCAGCGCCTATAAATAAATTTACGGAGAAAATGTCATGTCCTGAAAGCGGGTGTGCCAATTTAAATCCGCGGAAGTTAGTTGTCTCGGTAGTATGTATCCGAATCGGTGAAGCTATTTCTATAAACTttaccctaatgctgtctataacccttaccctaatgcTGTGTATAACCCAAACCcaaatgctgtctataaccctcaCCTTAAttctgtctataaccctaaccctaaggctgtctataaccctaaccttaaTTCTGTCTATAAcactaaccctaatgctgtctataaccctcaCCTTAActctgtctataaccctaagcATAATTTTGTCTATAACACTTATCATAATGCTGTCTTTAACctctaaccctaatgctgtctattaCCTTAACCCTAATGCTGCCTATaatcctaaccctaatgctgtctatagcACAAACTCTCATGCTGTCTATGATCCTAACTATGCTGTCTATATCCCTTACCCTAATGCTGTTTATAAAACTAACCCTTATGCTGTCTTTGACCCTTACCTTGATGCTGTATATAAACCTAACCCAAATGATGTCTATAAACGTAACCtcaatgctgtctataaccctagcCCTAATGTTGTCAATAACCCCAACATTAATTCTGCCTTTAACACTAACCCTCATGCTGTCCTTAATCCTAATCCTAatgctgtacataaactaaccCTAATACTGTctataacccttaccctaatgatgtctataaccctaaccctaatgatgtttATAACTCTAACCCAAATGATGTCTATAACACACAACTTAATGCTGTCTGTGACACTAATCCCAATGCTGTCTTTAGCCCTAACCTTAATGCTGTCTTTTACCTTAACCCTAATGCTATCTATGACACataccctaatgctgtctataaccatGACCCTAGTCCTGTCTGTAACTTTAACCCttatgctgtctataaccctaacccttatcCTTTCTATGACAAAAACCTTGATGTTGTCTATAACTCAAACCCTTACGCTGCCTATAACCCTTATTCTAATgttgtctataaccctaaccctaatgctgtctttAAACCTAACCCTAGCCTGATTATATCTATAACCCTAAAACTAATtttgtctataaccctaaccctaatgctgtctataaccctgaCCCTAATGATGTCTATTACCCTacccctaatgctgtctataaccatACCAATAAGGCTGTcgataaccctaacccttatgcTGTTTTTAACCCATACCCTGATtatgtctataaccctaaccctaatgctgtctataaccctaaacctaatgctgtctataaccctaaacctaatgctgtctataaccctaaccataATGATGTCTATAACCATAATCATAATGCTGGTTATAACCCTTACCATAGTCCTGTCCTAAATCCTAACCCTactgctgtctataaccctaaccctaatgctgtctacaACCCTAACCTTAATTATGTCTATATCTCACACCTAAAtgatgtctataaccctaacctcATGTTGTCTAAAACCCTATTAACCCAAAAGCTGTCTATAACGCTAACCCTattgctgtctataaccctagcCCTAATGTTGTCAATAACCCCAACATTAATTATGCCTTTAACACTAACCCTCATGCTGTCCTTAATCCTAATCCTAatgctgtacataaactaaccCTAATACTGTctataacccttaccctaatgatgtctataaccctaaccctaatgatgtttATAACTCTAACCCAAATGATGTCTATAACACACACCTTAATGCTGTCTGTGACACTAATCCCAATGCTGTCTTTAGCCCTAACCTTAATGCTGTCTTTTACCTTAACCCTAATGCTATCTATGACACataccctaatgctgtctataaccatGACCCTAGTCCTGTCTGTAACtttaaccctaatgctgtctataaccctaacccttatcCTTTCTATGACAAAAACCTTGATGTTGTCTATAACTCAAACCCTTACGCTGCCTATAACCCTTATTCTAATgttgtctataaccctaaccctaatgctgtctttAAACCTAACCCTAGCCTGATTATATCTATAACCCTAAAACTAATtttgtctataaccctaaccctaatgctgtatATAACCCTGACCCTAATGATGTCTATTACCCTacccctaatgctgtctataaccatACCAATAAGGCTGTcgataaccctaaccctaatgctgtttTTAACCCATACCCTGATtatgtctataaccctaaccctaaagctgtctataaccctaaacctaatgctgtctataaccctaaacctaatgctgtctataaccctaaccataatgatgtctataaccctaaccctaatgctgtctttAAACCTAACCCTAGCCTGATTATATCTATAACCCTAAAACTAATTTTGTCTATTACCCTacccctaatgctgtctataaccatACCAATAAGGCTGTcgataaccctaaccctaatgctgtttTTAACCCATACCCTGATtatgtctataaccctaaccctaatgctgtctataaccctaaacctaatgctgtctataaccctaaacctaatgctgtctataaccctaaccataATGATGTCTATAACCATAATCATAATGCTGGTTATAACctctaaccctaatgctgtctattaCCTTAACCCTAATGCTGCCTATaatcctaaccctaatgctgtctatagcACAAACTCTCATGCTGTCTATGACCCTAACTATGCTGTCTATATCCCTTACCCTAATGCTGTTTATAAaactaaccctaatgctgtctttGACCCTTACCTTGATGCTGTATATAAACCTAACCCAAATGATGTCTATAAACGTAACCtcaatgctgtctataaccctagcCCTAATGTTGTCAATAACCCCAACATTAATTCTGCCTTTAACACTAACCCTCATGCTGTCCTTAATCCTAATCCTAatgctgtacataaactaaccCTAATACTGTctataacccttaccctaatgatgtctataaccctaaccctaatgatgtttATAACTCTAACCCAAATGATGTCTATAACACACAACTTAATGCTGTCTGTGACACTAATCCCAATGCTGTCTTTAGCCCTAACCTTAATGCTGTCTTTTACCTTAACCCTAATGCTATCTATGACACataccctaatgctgtctataaccatGACCCTAGTCCTGTCTGTAACtttaaccctaatgctgtctataaccctaacccttatcCTTTCTATGACAAAAACCTTGATGTTGTCTATAACTCAAACCCTTACGCTGCCTATAACCCTTATTCTAATgttgtctataaccctaaccctaatcctGTCTTTAAACCTAACCCTAGCCTGATTATATCTATAACCCTAAAACTAATTTTGTCTATTACCCTacccctaatgctgtctataaccatACCAATAAGGCTGTcgataaccctaaccctaatgctgtttTTAACCCATACCCTGATtatgtctataaccctaaccctaatgctgtctataaccctaaacctaatgctgtctataaccctaaacctaatgctgtctataaccctaaccataATGATGTCTATAACCATAATCATAATGCTGGTTATAACCCTTACCATAGTCCTGTCCTAAATCCTAACCCTactgctgtctataaccctaaccctaatgctgtctacaACCCTAACCTTAATTATGTCTATATATCACACCTGAAtgatgtctataaccctaacctcATGTTGTCTAAAACCCTAACCCAAAAGCTGTCTATAAcgctaaccctaatgctgtctataaccctagcCCTAATGTTGTCAATAACCCCAACATTAATTCTGCCTTTAACACTAACCCTCATGCTGTCCTTAATCCTAATCCTAatgctgtacataaactaaccCTAATACTGTctataacccttaccctaatgatgtctataaccctaaccctaatgatgtttATAACTCTAACCCAAATGATGTCTATAACACACACCTTAATGCTGTCTGTGACACTAATCCCAATGCTGTCTTTAGCCCTAACCTTAATGCTGTCTTTTACCTTAACCCTAGTGCTATCTATGACACataccctaatgctgtctataaccatGACCCTAGTCCTGTCTGTAACtttaaccctaatgctgtctataaccctaacccttatcCTTTCTATGACAAAAACCTTGATGTTGTCTATAACTCAAACCCTTACGCTGCCTATAACCCTTATTCTAATgttgtctataaccctaaccctaatgctgtctttAAACCTAACCCTAGCCTGATTATATCTATAACCCTAAAACTAATtttgtctataaccctaaccctaatgctgtctataaccctgaCCCTAATGATGTCTATTACCCTacccctaatgctgtctataaccatACCAATAAGGCTGTcgataaccctaaccctaatgctgtttTTAACCCATACCCTGATtatgtctataaccctaaccctaatgctgtctataaccctaaacctaatgctgtctataaccctaaacctaatgctgtctataaccctaaccataATGATGTCTATAACCATAATCATAATGCTGGTTATAACCCTTACCATAGTCCTGTCCTAAATCCTAACCCTactgctgtctataaccctaaccctaatgctgtctacaACCCTAACCTTAATTATGTCTATATCTCACACCTGAAtgatgtctataaccctaacctcATGTTGTCTAAAACCCTAACCCAAAAGCTGTCTAAAAcgctaaccctaatgctgtctataaccctagcCCTAATGTTGTCAATAACCCCAACATTAATTCTGCCTTTAACACTAACCCTCATGCTGTCCTTAATCCTAATCCTAatgctgtacataaactaaccCTAATACTGTctataacccttaccctaatgatgtctataaccctaaccctaatgatgtttATAACTCTAACCCAAATGATGTCTATAACACACACCTTAATGCTGTCTGTG
This is a stretch of genomic DNA from Mytilus trossulus isolate FHL-02 chromosome 6, PNRI_Mtr1.1.1.hap1, whole genome shotgun sequence. It encodes these proteins:
- the LOC134722879 gene encoding uncharacterized protein LOC134722879 yields the protein MFEIRKCRKVTGVAYKAPDPSPLPKDRLSSEEPFTISGVDFSGSLNIKGDDGLLRKVNICLFTCVITRAIHLEIVPDKTEKSFMLAFHRFISRKSIPRVMISDNATTFVAAAEKIRKLTDSKYLHDKLCKFGTTWKFIPKRAPWYGGFWERLVGQTKNGLKKILGRACIDLPLLQTLVVEIEANLNKRPLTYISSDIAD
- the LOC134722880 gene encoding uncharacterized protein LOC134722880, which produces MRLRDNRYPVVTDIEKVFLQITLDEKDRDMTRFFWLKDLTDPKSELITYRFKAILFGATCSPFILNATLLKHLREQSSHTSETLIDRIYVDNIIAGFDNTTELLKFHEESRALMTKSGFNLRSWALNSTALNDLATSQNVNDGDPCIKVLRLRWNTKDDRVSFGFKPLSMLPDYH